In the genome of Dyadobacter fermentans DSM 18053, the window CGGTAATGGAAAGCGAACAAGTCCGCATTCTCCTGCTAGAAGACAATGCCGAGCTGGCAGACCTGATCGCAGGCAGTCTTCCGCTGCATTATCAGGTCGACAGGGAAGTGAATGGGGCGGACGGCCTGAAAAACGCATTGGAAACAATCCCGGACCTCATCATCAGCGACGTAATGATGCCGGTCATGGATGGTTTTGAGTTCTGCGAAAAGGTGAAACAACACGAGCAAACCAGCCACATCCCGATAATCCTGCTGACCGCTAAAATGGGCTTCGATAGCCGTATGCAAGGATTGACGACCGGAGCGGACGACTACCTTACCAAACCGTTCCACGTTCCCGAGCTGAATTTACGGGTCTACAATTTGCTCGAACGCCAGCGCAGATTGCGCGCGCACATTCAAGGCCAGATCAGCTCACCGCTGTCGGAACCCGGCAAAGCAATAGAACTGGACCCGTTCCTGACAAAATTCCATGAGATGATCGAGCAGGACCTGGACGACTCTTCAGTGAGTGTGGATCAGCTAGCTTCGCGGATGCACATGAGCCGTTCGCAGCTGCACCGCAAAATGCGGGCGGTGGCAGGGATGCCCGTCAGCGATGTGGTCAGGAATTACAGGCTGAACAGGGCGGCGACGTTCCTTAAAGAAGGGTTCGGCAGTTCTGAGTCGGCTTACAAGGCAGGCTTTGACAGTCCGGCCTATTTCAGCAAATGTTTCCGGGCGTTCTTTGGGGTGGTCCCATCCGAGTTTTTAAAAGGGACTATTTGAAGTACCAATATGACAATTCCCATCATGCAACGTCAGTTATAGGATCTGCAACGTCAGTTATAGCCTCAAAAATGATTCCTATCCAATTTTGCATCAGAAAACTTATCTGCAAAATTGTAATACATGAAGCCAAGTTTATTTCCATTCCGTCTGCTTATTATTCCAATGCTGGCCTTTTGCATGCTGCCCTTCTCATGCATTAAAGATCATAAGGTTGAGCACTTCATCATTGATAAGTCTGCTTCTGCCATGGAATGGAAGGGCTACCTAAAAGATGGTAGCGGCAACAATGGGACCATCAAAGTGACAGGAAGATTGTTTGCAGCAGAGCCCGGGATGATCACGGGTGGACAAATCAGTTTCCCACTTTCTTCACTTATCAATATCAACCTGCCTACCGATGAGCTGAAACAGCAGTTGATCCATCACCTGCAAAGCCGCGATTTTTTCGACATGGCTACCTATCCACACATTCGGTTTGACATCATATCCATGGTGCCTGATAAGGATATATCGCATACTTATCACGTAGCCGGCGAACTTATAATGCTGGGGAAATCCAATCCCGTAAGCTTCCCTGTAAAAATAAAGTTGCAGGGAGAAAGGTTGGAAGTGACCGGCGAAACCGGCATCGACCGGACGCTTTGGGGAATGAACTACGCCAGCGACGAAAGCGCACCGGACGGCATGTATGTCAAACCCGGAATCGATGTGCAATTCAAGGTGGTGGCGCTAAGAAAAGTTCATTGACGACTGAACCTATCCGTGCAACGCCATGCAGAAATGTCTCCCCGGGGCGAAGCGCTTTCAAATCTGCTTATTCAATTCTCCACATATAGTTTCAAATAATCAAAACCATCTAGTTATGTCTTTACAAAAATTAATGCACCGCAGGAAATTCATCGAGCGCTCGCTACTCGGGGCGGGAGGCGTGCTGTTTACGTCGGCAGTGTTGGAAAGTTGCACGTTGAAAGATCATGTGATTCCCAATCCGAATGGGCCTGTGATCATGCCGCCCATAGGTGAATACGAACTTGACGTGAATGACTCTATAAAAACCGCTATTGTTACCGGACTAAGCATGATTCCTGTGGCTGGCGAAATTCTTGGAGGCCTAACCGAAATCTTCTGGCCAGCCTCAAAAAAGGATGTCTGGAGCGAAATCCGAAATCAGTTAGACACATATGTATCTGACAAAATTGCTAATGATGACTACACACTAGTCGGAACACTATTGACCGGCTTAGGTGGATCCCTAGATCTTTATACCAAAGCAATTGCTGCAGGAGACATAGCTGATACTGCTAAGCAATGGGATGATACAAGAAACACGTTCGTTACCGCTCTTCCTGAATTTCAATGGAATGGTCACGAGCTGAAGTTACTGCCTCTGTTTGCGCATGCCGTAACTATGTACCTGGGCCTACTACGCGACGGGATACTCTATGGGAAGGAATGGGGCTTCAATGATATTAAAATTCAGCAGTTAGTTACAGATTTGCAGGATCGCATCACAAATTACACCGCATATGTTAATGGATGGACTCAGAACGGAGCTGCTGCATTGCAGGCGGTAACCAAAGTAAACAAAGCGACTTGTGAGCCATTCAAGTCACTTAACGCTTATGATCGTACACTGAAGCTTTCGGTGTTAGACTTTCGGGATACCTGGCCTTATTTCGATGCAACTGTGTATCCTGCAGGAGCCAAGTTCGAATCTTTTCGTGAAGTTTATTCAGATCCGTTTGGTTCGATATCCAACAGCTCTAACAATAGCCCTATCAGCTTACCATCAGTCCCAATGCAGCTTCCTACGAATGTAACTGTGTGGGGTTATAATCGCATTGATGCAGTTCAATTAACCTATCCAACGGGAACTGGCCCCGGAGGCGTTACGCAAACTGCACGAATGGGGGATGCTGCCGGTGGCAGCAATCAGGCCCCACACGGCGGCGTATTTAACCTAGCTATCAATAATCCGATAACTAAGGTCAGGGCCTATTACGCTGCTTACCAGAAAACAGTAGGCGAATCAGACCCCATTGTTGGTGCGATGCAGTTTCAGTTTCATGACGGTACAACAACAGATCTTCTCGGTGGCTTAGACAAAGGAGCTCCTGGTGGTTGGTCAATGGATACAGGCCTTATTGGTTATGACAATAATGTATTGTCTAGTATTTACATTCACGGAATAGAAAAAACGATAGGCAGCGCTGATTGCGTGGTGTTTGGTTTTCAATTTTGGCAGTCACCACAAGCAACGTTTCAGGCGATTGGCAGACTTTACATAACAAGTCCACAAGAGCGAGCAGCAACAGATTTCCATAGTGCTTTTCCACACCTTGGAATATCTGCCGGGTCGATAAGCAATGAACTGAAGTCGGCCCGCGAGGCTTATTGGACCAAAAAGCGCGGATAATCAGCGTCACTGACGGATGTATGTCAATGGCCTGGGCAATTTGCCCAGGCCATTGAGACATGCTGTATGCAGCATGCTCCCAGATTTGATCTCTGGACCACAACATTCTCACAACTTGCAAGATGAAAAGGAACTTTCCGTTTATCGCAGCCATCCTGCTGGCGTTGGCAACCCTGGCCGCATGTACCGATCACAACTTCCCACCGGTGGCGAGTGAAGCTACACCCCCCACCGAACCCCATAAACGCATTGCATTGCTGTGCATGCTCTCCAATGTAAACTACGACCTGGTTGCTGCCTCGGAACAGGAGCTAAGTCAGAACACACTGAGAATCAATGACGCCTTGCAGCACAATGCCGATGTTCGGGATTACCTGGGCACTGACTGGCAGGTGGTTTGGGGGCCGGCGATTTCCAACAGCATGAAAAAATCCACCACCAGCGCCGTGGACAGTTTCGTTACCGATAATACCATGTATGTCGCCCGCGGCACCGACCTGGCGACGGGCAAAGTCATGCATGTAGTGGCCATTGCGGGGACGAATGCGGTGTCGCGGAAAGGTGCGTTTGGAGAAGATTTTAATGTGATCAGAGAAAAGGATTGGGGCGCGCCGAATAGCGGAAAAATCAGCGCGGGCAGCGCGCTGGGGTTCAATATCCTGAATGCAATGACCGATCCTGCCACCGGAAAAACGCTGCTTGAATTTCTGGGTACACTGAATGATGCAGGCCCGGCCGAGGTCGCCTTCACGGGCCATAGCCTGGGCGCAACATTGTCGCCGCTGATGGCCCTGAAATTCATCGAGCAAAAGCAGCAGAAGGGTTACACTAACGTTAACGTAAGCGTTTATCCCATCGCCGGTCCTACGCCCGGCGACAAAAAGTTTGCCGCGTATGCCGGCGGACAATTTGGCGCGGGATATCATTCGGTGATCAACGCCAACGACATTGTTCCTCATGCCTGGCAGAAAGATATGTTCGGGAAAATTCCCTCGATGTACAAAAATGCTCCCCCGTTCAACCCGGGCGGTTCAGGCGGGTTTCACTTGGCGGTTAAGGAGCAGTTGGAGTTTGATGCGCTCAAACTGGTTATCGACTTAAAAACCTACCAGCGCATTGCCCCCGAGCGGGAGTTTGTTTTCCAGGGCAAAGCGAATGTTTACCCGGATGGGTCCGGCACCTACTTTAAAGAAGCCAAGTATCAGCACGTCATTGCGTATTACATCGATGCATTCCAGTTTCCACAATCGGTTATTGATGCCATTTCTGAATGATTTGAAACAGGACTGAAAATGAATGATATGATGGCTAAGCTCTCCGCAGTTATTGTGGTTTAAGTAAATACAAAACATGAAAAGAATATTTAATCTGCTCACCCTGATCATCTTTGGAATGCTTGTTTGGATGACTTCCAGCTGTGATGATAAGGAGGGTAACAAGGCAGGTCCGCAGCCTGGAAATGGTACATTCATTGATCTGGGTGAGATTCCCATGCCAGTTGCCGGACATGCTGACTTTGCTGAAAATGAATTTCAAATAGCCGCATATAGCAACAATGTAGTTTTTGTGGCCACCTCCGATGGTTTATGGAAGAACAATCTGCTTACCAAAGAATGGTCCAGAAGCGGTTTCGATGGAAAAAAAGTTTCCTGCATTTTCAAGCATCCCAATATTGTAAATAAGCTTTTTGCCGGCGTCATGCCAGCCGAAAATTCGACTGAAAAATCGCTGTTTATTTCCAATGACAGTGGTGAAACCTGGAAAGCTGCTCAGTCGCCTGTTCACGATGATCTGGACAATGTTTATGAAACCTACGTGTGCATAGCCGTAAGGCCGGATCATCCCGATCACATTTACGCCAATTTAGCAGGAGGTACCATGATTGCGGTTTCGACCGATGGAGGGAATACCTGGAAACGCATGAATGATGAAGCGCATTCCAGTTTTGGTTACAGAAGCAATATCGTGTTCCTGCCCAATAATCCGGACCAGCTCTTTCAGGGAAGTGAAAACCCCTTCGATGATGCCTGGCTGGGCCGATACGACATTGATGCGAAAGACCCTGCTCGGCTCAAAAATTTTATCAAAGTAGCGGATGTAAATGTCTTCGGAAACAGAAGGCCGGTTGAACTTCAAACTAATGCATTCACGGGCAGCAGCATTTACGTGGGCCAGGAAGGCGCACTGGCCAAGGTAACCGGCTCAGCTACCCAGTTCATATTTAAAGCCCAAGAAGAAAATCCGGCGGTTCCATATACCTATGTCTATGGTATCTGGATAGATCCAAAAGATCCTAAGCATATCCTGTTTGGTGGCAGTGTGAATGGTAGTCAAACATCGGCAAACCTGTTCGAAACCTTCGACGAAGGAAAGCATATCATTACGGTAACGCAAGTTCCAGGTCCGGCCAACATCCAAGTCGCTAAGATACTCGCGACGGAAACAGATCCTGTGATTGTTGCATACGATCCTGACATCAGGAAAATCAGGCTGTTTGTTTACAAGCCAAGGTAAAGCTTTGCAGTATGTCAGCCTGTTCTGAAACAAGAATTTTATCTCATTTAAACTTCAATAACCATGATTTCTGCAAGCATTTTAGCTTTTGTGCGCCTGGGCGGCCAGGAAATGATTTTTCTGTTGGTGGCCATCCTTCTGTTGTTTGGGGCGAAAAAGATTCCGGATCTCGCCAAAGGATTGGGGAAAGGCATCAGAGAATTTAAAGATGCCACCAGCGATGTGAGGAAAAGCATTGAGGATGCCCAATCATGATGCATGCTGTCCTTATTGTAGGCGCGGGCCCGGTTGGCCTGGTAATGGCCGCTGAGCTGGCCAGGCATCATGTCCGTTGCCGCATCATTGATACCCTCCAAAAGCCATTGCCTTACTGCCGCGCGCTAAGCACTACCACCAGAACCCTTGAAGTCTTCGAAGACATGGGTATCCTGCAAAAAGCAGTAGATGCAGGAATCTGGCTCAGCGGGCGCCGTGTCGCCTACGCGGGCGGACCAGCCCGGGACTATCCCGAACAGTCGGGTGATTTTCCCTATTCACACACTTATTTAAATATTCCGCAGCCTGAGACCGAGCGTATTCTCACCGAGCATCTATCTGCATTAGGTATAGAGGTCGAGCGCGGGCTTACCCTCAAAGGATTAACGCAGGATGATGATGCGGTTTCTGTGCTGCTGGAATCCAGCGATGGAAAAATGGAAGAAACCCAATTTCCATACGTAATTGGTTGCGATGGGGCCCATAGCTTTGTCCGCAAAGCAGCAGGTATTGATTTTGAAGGTGAAATGATGCCCTTTGAATTTATGCTAGCCGATGTTAAGATAGATTGGCAACTTCCCAGCGGTTATTCATTCCAGTCAATTCATCCAGCTATTAATACTCCGCCGGATTTTCTTGTTGCAGTCCCCTTGCCAGAGCCTGGCCGGTACCGGGTTTCTATGTTGGCTCCTACCGCTGACATGACATCAGAATTAGGTACGGACCACGGGATCCAATCCGAGCGGCCAGCACCTGGTCTGGATGTATTTCAGAAAAAAGCAAACGATCTGATGGGTGAACCTGCCCGGCTCAGTGCGCTTCGCTGGTCGTCTATTTTCCGGATCAGTATGCGACTGGCAACATCTTATCAGGCGGGTAATGTCTTTATAGCCGGCGACGCTGCACATATCCACCCCCCGACAGGTGGCCAGGGAATGAATACAGGTATACAGGATGCATATAATCTAGCCTGGAAGCTTGCGCTCGTCCTGAAAAAAAAGTCGCCACAGAGCTTGCTGGAAAGTTACACGCTAGAACGGCGGGCAGAAGCCGAAAACGTGATTGAGCGTACGATCCGGGCGACCATGAACACTGGTCCGGCTGGCTTCAAAAGTGACCGGTTGGCTGATAGCCAACTTCTTGTTTCCTACCGGAGCTCTTCCTGGGTTCATCCAATCGGAGACCAGGCTTGGACCTCCGATCTCAGGCCGGGAGACCGTGCCCCTGATTGCGCTGGTTTACGGCAGCAGAGGATCGGTTATCCATTTCGGCTTTTTTATCTTTTGAAAGGCACAGCACATGTTTTGTTGTTTGACTTACGTGATCCTACACCGCACTGCCCGGATGAGCTGCACGCTTTGGTGCGAGACTTGCGGTCCGAGTTTGGTGAAGAAATCGGCCTGTACCTGCGTATCATAGCCATTACCTCAAAGCCACAGCAGTTGAATGTTCACACTGTGTCTGACATTACCTGGGTATTCGATCCGGACGAATCCTTTGCAAGGGCCTATTCCTCACAAAATAAAGCCAGTTGGTTGATCAGACCTGACGGGTATATAAGCTGGTGTCATGTAGGTTATAATAGCCAAGATTTGTTGCCTTATCTGCGAAAGGTCTTTATTAGTGATATGAGTACTTGATAGGCTATATCGAAAAATCCATTACTTTTCTGAGGTATCTTCTATCTGCAGAGTATTGGTATTTAACATAATGTAGGTTGTATAACTTACATTATGTTAAGTAACAATTCTTACAACCATCTACTTTAAGTGAATGCTGCTATGAACTAAAATTAGCTCCGGTTAGTTACATGTTAATTTTCTAACCACTAGCAGGAAATGATACCCTACGATTACCAAAAATTTGTCGACTCACTTCGCAGTCACCTTCAATCCAATATCGAATTTTTAGGACTAGCGGTCGGAGGATCGTGGATAGACAATCAGCTTGATTCGTTTTCCGACATTGACCTTATACTAGTACATCGAAGTCCTCAGATTCCCATGGCTGACCGTCGAGCGCTTGCCAAGGCATTTGGAAACTTATTAGCCTGTTTTTCAGGTGAACACGTTGGGGAACCAAGATTATTGATCTGCCTTTACGACAATCCAATACTGCATGTTGATCTTAAATTTGTGGCAATGACTGACATGAGTAGCCGTATAGAAGAACCTATCATTCTGTGGGAACGCGATAACATGCTGACAGCTTACCTAAAACACTCGCAAGCAAATTTTCCCTTTCCGGACTTTCAGTGGATCGAGGACAGATTCTGGGTCTGGATCCACTATGCTGCTGCAAAAATTGGGAGAGGCGAGCTATTTGAAACGCTGACTTTCTTTTCTTTCATACAGCAGACAGTTTTGGGACCATTACTGCTCATTAGAAATGGCTTACTTCCGAAAGGAGTCCGTAAACTGGAAATGTTACTTCCTAAGGAAGATTTGTTGGCTATGCAAGCCACTATCGCGAAATATGACCAAATCTCTTGCCTCGAAGCATTAAAAAACATCATTGATCTTTATCTAAGCTTGCGCGAAAGCGTTATACCATCTTCGGTGGTCCGCCAAGAGCACGCCGAAGCAAGGGTAAAAGAATATGTAAATAATTTTTCATTTTAGGCCCGATTACTTTAGACAGGTAATTCTCATGAGACACATTGCCCATGTAAGCCTCGTTGTACATGACTATGACGAAGCGATTGCTTTTTATACTCAAAAACTTGGTTTCGATTTGATTGAAGACACTTGGTTAAGCATCGAAAAGCGTTGGGTGCTGGTAATGCCTAAAGGATCTACGTGCAGTATATTGCTAGCAAAAGCGACAACAGATGAGCAGAGCGCCGTGGTGGGGAACCAAACAGGGGGACGAGTCTTTCTCTTTTTATACACTGACGATTTTTGGACCGATTATGCGAGCCTACTCGAAAACGGTGTTTCCTTTGTCAGGCCACCGACGGAGCATGATTATGGCTTGGTAGCTGTGTTCACCGATTTGTATGGCAATATGTGGGACCTGCTACAACCTGCCAGCAACGGGCAAGAGTAGTGCCTTGTAAAGTGTGCACTACATAAAATTTATATAAGTTATCTTATGTTAAATAGAATTTGTAAGGTTAGGAATGCGATTCCTAGTTTTACAGACGTAATCATGTTGGATTTGAATACAAAGCTCTAGCGGACTCCCTGCGTTATCTCATAAGATCGGCACTAACCTGCTGATCGTTTTTACGAGGTTACTATAAGAGGTATTACCCGATATCTTTACACCTTTGCCGGCGACCGTCATCGAAATGGTCGGACACGTATCGATCCGGTTGATAACCGCTTTCTGCTGGTCGTGATGGAGCGCCTTTCGTGAAAAATGTGAGCCTAGATCCCTGCCAAACCGGTTCATTTCAAACATTCCCGAATTGATTCTGCTTACCCGCTTCGCAATCTCAACCAAGGTATCAAGTTTGGAAATATCCAGGTGCTGGTTAATAGACGCATCACGTAGCGCATCCAGGTAAATCCCAGATGCCTGCGCGGATTGCAATGAAACGGCTTTAACGGCCAGTGCTGCATTCTGCCCACTACTTCTCCCCTTCTTTTCTTCCGCATATTCGGGCGTGTTTGTCATACAAATCTGCAATTTGAAGAGCTTGCCGAACTCATCGGTAAACTGCTTCCAGGCCTCACGCATTGCCCAGCTGTCAGTACATGCCGGGTGCGTATAGTAAATTACTCGAAGTTGATTATCAGTATGCATCCTGATTCAGGTTTAGGAATTTCAATATTACTTACTCGCAAAAAGCGAATGGTTCGCACTCTCGAGAACGATCTCATCACAGCTGATGCACCTCCAATCATATACGAGCAGCCGGGATAATAGCGCACATAGCTCAGGATAGGTCGATGGTTTACAGATGTAAGCACTCGCGCCTAGCATTTGTGAGGATTCAATCAATGCCTTCGAAGCTGCTGTCGAAAGCATTATGACCGGTACAGGGTCAACTAGTGCTTTTCTTACCTCAGAAAGCGTCTCCATTCCGTTTTTGATCGGCATATTGACATCTAGAAAGATAATGTCCGGCGTGGAGTCCGCACTAATTAGCTCCTCAACCAACTGCTGACCATTGGATGCAATGTGAAGCTTGTGCGGCAGGTTAATTTCTTCAAGCGCCTGCTGGAAAAACAGGACATCATCACTGTCATCATCTGCTAAGAAAATAGTGATCTCGTCTTTTTCATATGTTTTTTTTGATCCCATCTCATAAAGGATAACGTAGAAAAAGTAGCCTAATGGCTAATGAGAAGAGAGGTTCGCGTGTAAGAATAATCAAGGTACGCCTTTGTCAGCTAAATCACTAATTAAAAGACTGTTAATTCACGCCGAATTAATAGAAGCACCTCGATCAATTCTAACCGACGAGAAAGCATTGAACGCAATATTTTTACCGAAACCTACATTTGCAGATTTCTTCATTGCTAGCAATTTTTAAGCGGTTGCTGACCGCTTGTGCAAATAAGCTGGGTGTATCAGAAACTCGACTGCATCTTGTCGATTCGAGAGGGGTAACGTTGTTGAAACCAGAATGCTGGTTTCATAACTAGCTAAGCACTGAAAGCTCGCCGATAAAATTGAGGTGAGCTCTAGTCTAAATAATTTGAATCTCGTCTGGCCTTCGCTTTTGTCCAGCGAAGCGGACTATCATAACTTTTACTGAAGAATCGACGATTACTGACACTCTGTCCGGTAGGTCGCAGGATCGTGTAATATATTAGATTTTCGACCTTGTGTACCCGATAGAACTCATTCTTATAATATCGGAACATCCGGCCATGTCGATCTTCATAACCCCAAATGCTATCTTTTGGTATTCGTTCAGTATGACCATCCTTATATTTGACCGTTATCACGTTTGAAAAAGCCCAATTCTGTCTAATCGATTTAATAGCTGCCCCTTGGCCAGATTGATTTATGGTATGGCTTGAATACAGTACCCGTTGGGCCTGCCCTTGCCCAGCAAATGCTAGTGTCATTCCGAATAGGCAAATGAATCGATTCATAATCAAAGCCTTTTAAGTTGAAACTACCAATTTACTAAAATTAACTTTGTTGAATCAATGATATGAACTGTCAGAAAGCAATATCGTAATTAAGACTTAGAGACCGGGAACACCCAGCGGCTACAGTACAGACTGAAGGGAGACACATGATCTTTGAAATCATAAGTGTCGTGGACACCATAATTTAATCGAAGACATTTAACGGATACTTTAATTTCGCAGCCCGACTCTTTTTCAAATCAATATCAATAGTTGAAAATCGCGATTTTGACGAAGTTAAAGTTAAAATCGAGCCGGTCACAGGCTCTGTAACCCAACCGGCTCCTCCCCATAAGAACCCGTTGTCCCCTTCGCCGGCACGGTTCGAACTGAGGCAATATGCTCCCGAGACTACTGCTGATACCTTGCCGCAGTCGACCCATTGCTGAACGCTGCCTTGTGACGTAGCCCTGGGACATAATAGCAAGTCGATACCTTGTTTGCCATAGTGGCGCGCCCACTGGTTAAACCATAGCTCAGTACAGAGCAGAATGCCAACACGGTAATCGCCAATATCGACGGAGTCGAAAGTCACCGCTTGTTCCCTTTCAAACCATGTTTGTTCCCAAAAATGCGGCTCCTGCGGAAAATAGGCTTTGCTATGCAGCCGCTGATGTCCTTTTTCTGGCGTATAAACGTAGGCGATATTCAAATACCTGCTGTCTTCGATGGTCGGCATCGAATACACAACTGAGCACACGCCGAGCGCCTCAATTTCAGCTAGCCACTGCTTATGGCGCTGAATACCTCGCAAGCGGAGCTCCTGGGTAAGTTCAGGAGTAGCCGCCATCCACCGGCAGAAAGGCATCTCCGGCAGTAGCACCAGGTCGGGCCGGTTTTCTGCGATGTGAGCTTTCAGGTCCTTCCAGTCCAGCAGGAACTTGGCTTCGTCGTCGCTCAGCTCACAAACTGTTACTCTCATTTTGTGAATGGATATGGTGCTTATTTGATGGTGACGACAATTTTGCCTTGGGTGTGCCCCTTTTCGATTTCACGATGTGCGTCGGCCATTGCTTCAAGAGGATAGCTCGCCGAGATATGGGGCACCAGCCTGTTTTCCTCTAACAGGTTAGCAATGAATTTCAT includes:
- a CDS encoding YceI family protein, which translates into the protein MKPSLFPFRLLIIPMLAFCMLPFSCIKDHKVEHFIIDKSASAMEWKGYLKDGSGNNGTIKVTGRLFAAEPGMITGGQISFPLSSLININLPTDELKQQLIHHLQSRDFFDMATYPHIRFDIISMVPDKDISHTYHVAGELIMLGKSNPVSFPVKIKLQGERLEVTGETGIDRTLWGMNYASDESAPDGMYVKPGIDVQFKVVALRKVH
- a CDS encoding insecticidal delta-endotoxin Cry8Ea1 family protein; the encoded protein is MSLQKLMHRRKFIERSLLGAGGVLFTSAVLESCTLKDHVIPNPNGPVIMPPIGEYELDVNDSIKTAIVTGLSMIPVAGEILGGLTEIFWPASKKDVWSEIRNQLDTYVSDKIANDDYTLVGTLLTGLGGSLDLYTKAIAAGDIADTAKQWDDTRNTFVTALPEFQWNGHELKLLPLFAHAVTMYLGLLRDGILYGKEWGFNDIKIQQLVTDLQDRITNYTAYVNGWTQNGAAALQAVTKVNKATCEPFKSLNAYDRTLKLSVLDFRDTWPYFDATVYPAGAKFESFREVYSDPFGSISNSSNNSPISLPSVPMQLPTNVTVWGYNRIDAVQLTYPTGTGPGGVTQTARMGDAAGGSNQAPHGGVFNLAINNPITKVRAYYAAYQKTVGESDPIVGAMQFQFHDGTTTDLLGGLDKGAPGGWSMDTGLIGYDNNVLSSIYIHGIEKTIGSADCVVFGFQFWQSPQATFQAIGRLYITSPQERAATDFHSAFPHLGISAGSISNELKSAREAYWTKKRG
- a CDS encoding lipase family protein produces the protein MKRNFPFIAAILLALATLAACTDHNFPPVASEATPPTEPHKRIALLCMLSNVNYDLVAASEQELSQNTLRINDALQHNADVRDYLGTDWQVVWGPAISNSMKKSTTSAVDSFVTDNTMYVARGTDLATGKVMHVVAIAGTNAVSRKGAFGEDFNVIREKDWGAPNSGKISAGSALGFNILNAMTDPATGKTLLEFLGTLNDAGPAEVAFTGHSLGATLSPLMALKFIEQKQQKGYTNVNVSVYPIAGPTPGDKKFAAYAGGQFGAGYHSVINANDIVPHAWQKDMFGKIPSMYKNAPPFNPGGSGGFHLAVKEQLEFDALKLVIDLKTYQRIAPEREFVFQGKANVYPDGSGTYFKEAKYQHVIAYYIDAFQFPQSVIDAISE
- a CDS encoding WD40/YVTN/BNR-like repeat-containing protein, with product MKRIFNLLTLIIFGMLVWMTSSCDDKEGNKAGPQPGNGTFIDLGEIPMPVAGHADFAENEFQIAAYSNNVVFVATSDGLWKNNLLTKEWSRSGFDGKKVSCIFKHPNIVNKLFAGVMPAENSTEKSLFISNDSGETWKAAQSPVHDDLDNVYETYVCIAVRPDHPDHIYANLAGGTMIAVSTDGGNTWKRMNDEAHSSFGYRSNIVFLPNNPDQLFQGSENPFDDAWLGRYDIDAKDPARLKNFIKVADVNVFGNRRPVELQTNAFTGSSIYVGQEGALAKVTGSATQFIFKAQEENPAVPYTYVYGIWIDPKDPKHILFGGSVNGSQTSANLFETFDEGKHIITVTQVPGPANIQVAKILATETDPVIVAYDPDIRKIRLFVYKPR
- a CDS encoding Sec-independent protein translocase subunit TatA/TatB → MISASILAFVRLGGQEMIFLLVAILLLFGAKKIPDLAKGLGKGIREFKDATSDVRKSIEDAQS
- a CDS encoding FAD-dependent monooxygenase, with the protein product MAAELARHHVRCRIIDTLQKPLPYCRALSTTTRTLEVFEDMGILQKAVDAGIWLSGRRVAYAGGPARDYPEQSGDFPYSHTYLNIPQPETERILTEHLSALGIEVERGLTLKGLTQDDDAVSVLLESSDGKMEETQFPYVIGCDGAHSFVRKAAGIDFEGEMMPFEFMLADVKIDWQLPSGYSFQSIHPAINTPPDFLVAVPLPEPGRYRVSMLAPTADMTSELGTDHGIQSERPAPGLDVFQKKANDLMGEPARLSALRWSSIFRISMRLATSYQAGNVFIAGDAAHIHPPTGGQGMNTGIQDAYNLAWKLALVLKKKSPQSLLESYTLERRAEAENVIERTIRATMNTGPAGFKSDRLADSQLLVSYRSSSWVHPIGDQAWTSDLRPGDRAPDCAGLRQQRIGYPFRLFYLLKGTAHVLLFDLRDPTPHCPDELHALVRDLRSEFGEEIGLYLRIIAITSKPQQLNVHTVSDITWVFDPDESFARAYSSQNKASWLIRPDGYISWCHVGYNSQDLLPYLRKVFISDMST
- a CDS encoding aminoglycoside 6-adenylyltransferase gives rise to the protein MIPYDYQKFVDSLRSHLQSNIEFLGLAVGGSWIDNQLDSFSDIDLILVHRSPQIPMADRRALAKAFGNLLACFSGEHVGEPRLLICLYDNPILHVDLKFVAMTDMSSRIEEPIILWERDNMLTAYLKHSQANFPFPDFQWIEDRFWVWIHYAAAKIGRGELFETLTFFSFIQQTVLGPLLLIRNGLLPKGVRKLEMLLPKEDLLAMQATIAKYDQISCLEALKNIIDLYLSLRESVIPSSVVRQEHAEARVKEYVNNFSF
- a CDS encoding VOC family protein, translated to MRHIAHVSLVVHDYDEAIAFYTQKLGFDLIEDTWLSIEKRWVLVMPKGSTCSILLAKATTDEQSAVVGNQTGGRVFLFLYTDDFWTDYASLLENGVSFVRPPTEHDYGLVAVFTDLYGNMWDLLQPASNGQE
- a CDS encoding DsbA family oxidoreductase, which produces MHTDNQLRVIYYTHPACTDSWAMREAWKQFTDEFGKLFKLQICMTNTPEYAEEKKGRSSGQNAALAVKAVSLQSAQASGIYLDALRDASINQHLDISKLDTLVEIAKRVSRINSGMFEMNRFGRDLGSHFSRKALHHDQQKAVINRIDTCPTISMTVAGKGVKISGNTSYSNLVKTISRLVPIL
- a CDS encoding response regulator; protein product: MGSKKTYEKDEITIFLADDDSDDVLFFQQALEEINLPHKLHIASNGQQLVEELISADSTPDIIFLDVNMPIKNGMETLSEVRKALVDPVPVIMLSTAASKALIESSQMLGASAYICKPSTYPELCALLSRLLVYDWRCISCDEIVLESANHSLFASK
- a CDS encoding carbon-nitrogen hydrolase family protein, translating into MRVTVCELSDDEAKFLLDWKDLKAHIAENRPDLVLLPEMPFCRWMAATPELTQELRLRGIQRHKQWLAEIEALGVCSVVYSMPTIEDSRYLNIAYVYTPEKGHQRLHSKAYFPQEPHFWEQTWFEREQAVTFDSVDIGDYRVGILLCTELWFNQWARHYGKQGIDLLLCPRATSQGSVQQWVDCGKVSAVVSGAYCLSSNRAGEGDNGFLWGGAGWVTEPVTGSILTLTSSKSRFSTIDIDLKKSRAAKLKYPLNVFD